The proteins below come from a single uncultured Carboxylicivirga sp. genomic window:
- the rplR gene encoding 50S ribosomal protein L18, translating into MAFSKIERRGKIKMRVRSKISGTADRPRMSVFRSNKQISVQLIDDLSGKTLAASSSLIKEVADQSGSKSEKAALVGKNIAEVAAKAGITSVVFDRNGYLYHGRVKQLAEAAREAGLKF; encoded by the coding sequence ATGGCTTTTTCGAAAATAGAGAGAAGAGGAAAAATTAAAATGCGCGTTCGTAGCAAAATTAGCGGAACTGCTGATCGTCCTCGAATGAGCGTATTCAGAAGCAATAAGCAAATTTCTGTACAATTAATTGATGATTTGTCAGGTAAAACTTTAGCTGCAAGCTCATCACTAATAAAAGAAGTTGCTGATCAAAGTGGAAGCAAATCAGAAAAAGCTGCATTAGTAGGTAAAAATATTGCTGAAGTTGCTGCTAAAGCTGGTATTACTTCTGTTGTATTCGACAGAAACGGGTACTTATATCATGGTAGAGTTAAACAATTAGCTGAAGCAGCTCGTGAAGCTGGGCTTAAATTCTAA
- the rplF gene encoding 50S ribosomal protein L6, which produces MSRIGKAPISIPSGVNVTVKDNTVTVKGLKGELTQAIHPELEVKVEDGTLIVERPNDEKEIRSMHGLYRSLINNMVVGVSEGYKKELELVGVGYRATSQGQLLELALGFSHPIHLMLPSEIKVEAVTDRKSNPIITLESADKQLLGQVCAKIRSLRKPEPYKGKGVRFKGEVVRRKAGKSAKV; this is translated from the coding sequence ATGTCAAGAATTGGAAAAGCACCGATTAGCATACCTTCAGGAGTGAACGTAACAGTAAAAGACAATACTGTAACAGTGAAAGGCCTAAAAGGCGAATTAACACAAGCGATTCACCCCGAATTAGAGGTAAAAGTTGAGGATGGAACTTTAATAGTTGAACGTCCTAACGATGAAAAAGAAATACGTTCAATGCACGGTTTATATCGTTCATTGATCAACAACATGGTTGTTGGTGTTTCTGAAGGATACAAAAAAGAACTTGAATTAGTAGGTGTAGGTTACCGTGCTACCAGCCAAGGTCAATTGCTGGAATTAGCCCTAGGTTTTTCTCATCCTATTCATTTAATGTTGCCTTCTGAGATTAAAGTTGAAGCGGTTACCGATAGAAAGAGCAACCCTATTATTACGCTAGAATCAGCAGACAAGCAATTGCTTGGTCAAGTGTGTGCGAAAATCAGATCTTTACGTAAACCAGAACCTTACAAAGGTAAAGGTGTACGTTTCAAAGGTGAGGTTGTACGTCGTAAGGCTGGTAAATCTGCAAAAGTTTAA
- the rpsH gene encoding 30S ribosomal protein S8, which produces MTDPIADFLTRIRNAIMAGHRVVEVPASNLKREMTKILFEKGYILNYKFIDDDKQGVVKIALKYDPQTKTPAIKSLKRVSTPGLRSYSGYKSLPRVLNGLGIAIVSTSKGVMTDKEARVQKIGGEVLCYVY; this is translated from the coding sequence ATGACAGATCCAATAGCAGATTTCCTGACAAGAATCAGGAATGCCATTATGGCGGGTCACAGGGTTGTTGAGGTACCTGCCTCCAACCTTAAGAGAGAGATGACCAAAATTCTTTTCGAGAAAGGGTACATCTTGAATTACAAATTTATCGATGATGATAAGCAAGGTGTTGTGAAGATCGCGTTGAAATACGATCCTCAAACAAAAACTCCAGCCATCAAATCACTAAAAAGAGTCAGTACTCCTGGTTTACGTTCGTACTCAGGATACAAAAGTCTTCCTCGTGTTTTGAATGGATTGGGTATTGCTATTGTGTCAACATCTAAAGGTGTAATGACAGATAAAGAAGCCCGAGTACAGAAAATCGGAGGTGAAGTATTGTGTTACGTTTATTAA
- the rpsN gene encoding 30S ribosomal protein S14, whose product MAKESMKAREVKRAKLVAKYAEKRAALKAEGDYVGLQKLPRNASPVRMHNRCKLTGRPKGYMRQFGLSRIQFREMASAGLIPGVKKASW is encoded by the coding sequence ATGGCTAAGGAATCAATGAAAGCCCGTGAAGTAAAAAGGGCTAAGCTGGTTGCCAAATACGCTGAAAAACGTGCCGCATTAAAGGCAGAAGGTGATTACGTGGGCTTGCAGAAGCTTCCACGTAATGCTTCTCCTGTTCGTATGCACAACCGTTGTAAATTAACCGGTCGTCCAAAAGGATATATGCGTCAGTTTGGTCTTTCACGTATCCAATTTCGTGAAATGGCTTCAGCCGGGTTAATTCCGGGCGTTAAAAAAGCAAGTTGGTAA
- the rplE gene encoding 50S ribosomal protein L5 — translation MSYTPSLSTQYKEQIVPNLMKQFGYKSIMQVPKLEKIVINQGIGAATSDKKMVENALKEMTTITGQKAVPCLSKKDISNFKLRKKMPIGVRVTLRRENMYEFLERLIRVALPRIRDFKGINSKLDGRGNYTLGIEEQIIFPEINIDNVSKILGMNITFVTSGKTDEEAFALLKEFGLPFKNVKKN, via the coding sequence ATGAGTTATACACCTAGTTTAAGCACACAATATAAGGAGCAAATTGTACCAAATTTGATGAAACAATTTGGTTACAAATCAATCATGCAAGTTCCTAAGTTGGAGAAAATCGTTATCAACCAAGGTATCGGTGCTGCAACTTCTGATAAAAAAATGGTTGAGAATGCCCTTAAAGAAATGACCACTATTACAGGTCAGAAAGCTGTTCCTTGTCTTTCAAAGAAGGATATCTCAAATTTTAAGCTACGTAAAAAAATGCCTATCGGTGTAAGAGTAACTTTACGTCGTGAAAACATGTACGAATTTTTGGAGCGCTTGATTCGCGTGGCTTTGCCTCGTATTCGCGACTTCAAAGGTATCAACAGCAAGTTGGACGGACGTGGAAATTATACCTTAGGTATTGAAGAACAAATCATTTTTCCTGAAATAAATATCGACAATGTGTCGAAAATATTGGGTATGAATATTACCTTTGTGACCTCGGGAAAAACCGATGAGGAAGCTTTTGCTCTTTTGAAAGAGTTTGGGTTACCATTTAAAAACGTAAAAAAGAACTAG
- the rplX gene encoding 50S ribosomal protein L24: MHIKKGDIVIVNAGVNKGQEGKVLEVFPEKQRAIVEGVNMVSKHTKPNAESPQGGIIKKEAPIHISNLNVKDPSTGSATRIGRKLNENGKLVRYSKKSGEEIK; this comes from the coding sequence TTGCATATTAAAAAAGGCGACATCGTAATTGTTAACGCCGGTGTCAACAAAGGCCAGGAAGGGAAAGTACTTGAAGTATTTCCTGAAAAACAGAGAGCCATTGTTGAAGGAGTTAACATGGTGAGCAAACATACAAAGCCTAATGCTGAGAGTCCTCAAGGAGGTATAATCAAGAAAGAGGCCCCTATTCATATTTCAAACTTGAATGTGAAGGATCCTTCAACTGGTAGTGCCACTCGTATTGGCCGCAAGTTGAATGAGAACGGTAAATTAGTTCGTTATTCTAAAAAATCAGGGGAGGAAATCAAGTAA
- the rplN gene encoding 50S ribosomal protein L14, giving the protein MIQQESRLSVADNSGAKEVLCIRVLGGTGRRYAGVGDRIVVTVKSAIAGGDLKKGTVTKAVVVRTKKEVRRQDGSYIRFDENACVLLNQGGEMRGTRIFGPVARELRDGYMKIVSLAPEVL; this is encoded by the coding sequence ATGATACAACAAGAATCTAGACTTTCAGTTGCCGATAACAGCGGAGCCAAAGAAGTATTATGTATTCGTGTTCTGGGAGGAACAGGAAGACGTTATGCCGGAGTAGGCGACCGTATCGTAGTAACTGTAAAAAGCGCCATTGCTGGTGGAGACCTTAAAAAAGGTACCGTAACTAAAGCAGTTGTAGTGCGCACTAAAAAAGAAGTTAGACGTCAAGATGGTTCCTACATCCGCTTTGATGAAAACGCTTGCGTTTTATTAAATCAGGGAGGAGAAATGAGAGGAACTCGTATTTTCGGCCCTGTAGCACGTGAGTTGAGGGACGGATATATGAAAATTGTATCCTTGGCGCCTGAAGTACTATAA
- the rpsQ gene encoding 30S ribosomal protein S17 translates to MESRNLRKERIGIVASNAMDKSIVVSVEIREKHPIYGKFVKKTKKFHAHDENNDCNNGDTVKIMETRPLSKTKRWRLVEILERAK, encoded by the coding sequence ATGGAAAGCAGAAATCTTAGAAAAGAGCGTATTGGTATCGTAGCCAGCAACGCTATGGATAAGTCCATCGTTGTGTCTGTTGAAATTCGCGAGAAGCATCCCATCTATGGTAAGTTTGTGAAAAAGACCAAGAAGTTTCACGCGCACGATGAGAACAACGACTGTAACAACGGAGATACTGTAAAAATTATGGAAACTCGTCCGTTGAGTAAGACAAAACGTTGGAGATTAGTTGAAATTCTAGAAAGAGCTAAGTAA
- the rpmC gene encoding 50S ribosomal protein L29, which yields MLNLQMLNEMKVEEIKELSVSEIVERIENEQATLQQLELTHATSPLDNPMKIRHTRRNIARLMTVLSQKQLTEK from the coding sequence ATGTTGAATCTACAAATGCTTAATGAGATGAAAGTAGAAGAAATCAAAGAATTAAGTGTAAGCGAAATTGTAGAGCGTATCGAAAACGAACAAGCTACATTACAACAGCTTGAGTTAACTCACGCTACATCGCCATTGGACAACCCAATGAAGATTAGACATACCCGTAGAAACATTGCGCGCTTAATGACTGTATTGAGTCAAAAGCAACTAACTGAAAAATAA
- the rplP gene encoding 50S ribosomal protein L16, producing MLQPKKVKFRRQQKGRMKGDAQRGTELAFGSFGIKSLQSKWITGRQIEAARVAVTRYMQRQGQIWIRIFPDKPITKKPAEVRMGKGKGSPEGFVAPVTPGRIILECEGVPYEVAKEALRLAAQKLPVTTKFVVRRDYVESTNA from the coding sequence ATGTTACAACCGAAAAAAGTTAAATTTAGAAGACAACAGAAAGGTCGTATGAAAGGCGATGCCCAACGTGGTACCGAGTTAGCTTTCGGATCTTTCGGAATTAAGTCTTTACAGAGTAAATGGATTACAGGTCGTCAAATTGAAGCAGCGAGGGTAGCGGTAACCCGTTACATGCAGCGTCAAGGACAGATCTGGATCAGAATATTCCCCGACAAACCAATTACTAAAAAGCCAGCCGAAGTAAGGATGGGTAAAGGTAAGGGTAGTCCAGAGGGATTTGTGGCCCCTGTTACTCCAGGACGTATCATTTTAGAATGCGAAGGAGTACCTTACGAAGTAGCAAAAGAAGCATTGCGTTTAGCTGCGCAAAAACTTCCTGTAACTACTAAATTTGTTGTGAGAAGGGATTATGTTGAATCTACAAATGCTTAA
- the rpsC gene encoding 30S ribosomal protein S3 has product MGQKVNPISNRLGIIKGWDSNWYGGNNYGDKLLEDSKIRKYLNARLAKASISRIVIERTLKLVTITVFTARPGIIIGKGGQEVDKLKEELKKITDKEVQINIFEVKRPELDAIIVANNIARQVEGRIAYRRAIKMAIASAMRMGAEGIKVQISGRLNGAEMARTEMYKEGRTPLHTLRANIDYAQAEALTKMGLIGIKVYICKGEIYGKPDLSPAFNTKEKTSGNRGSGNRAPRRRNKK; this is encoded by the coding sequence ATGGGACAAAAAGTTAATCCAATTAGTAACCGATTAGGAATCATCAAAGGATGGGATTCCAACTGGTATGGAGGAAACAACTACGGCGATAAGCTGTTAGAAGACTCCAAGATTAGGAAGTACCTCAATGCGCGTTTAGCTAAAGCTAGTATCTCACGTATCGTTATTGAAAGGACTTTGAAATTGGTAACCATTACCGTTTTCACTGCACGTCCAGGTATCATTATCGGTAAAGGAGGACAGGAAGTTGACAAGCTTAAAGAGGAGCTTAAGAAAATTACCGACAAAGAAGTTCAAATCAACATCTTTGAGGTAAAACGACCAGAGTTGGATGCAATTATAGTAGCCAACAACATCGCTCGTCAGGTGGAAGGACGTATTGCATATCGTCGTGCCATTAAAATGGCTATTGCTTCTGCCATGCGTATGGGAGCTGAAGGAATTAAAGTACAAATCTCAGGCCGTTTGAACGGTGCTGAAATGGCCCGTACCGAAATGTATAAAGAAGGACGTACTCCTTTGCATACATTACGTGCAAACATTGACTATGCTCAGGCAGAGGCTTTGACTAAGATGGGTCTTATCGGTATCAAGGTTTATATTTGTAAAGGAGAAATTTATGGTAAACCAGATTTATCTCCTGCCTTCAATACTAAAGAGAAAACTTCTGGTAACCGTGGTTCAGGTAATAGAGCTCCACGCAGAAGAAATAAGAAGTAA
- the rplV gene encoding 50S ribosomal protein L22, whose protein sequence is MGARKRIRAEKIKEAKKTDYFAKLNNVPTSPRKMRLVADMIRGKEVNLALDMLKFSSKEASGRVEKLLLSAIANWKEKNEGVRIEDANLYVSEISVDSGRILKRLRPAPQGRAHRIRKRSNHVTLRVASKVVSNENQEN, encoded by the coding sequence ATGGGTGCAAGAAAAAGAATAAGAGCTGAAAAAATAAAGGAAGCTAAGAAGACCGATTACTTCGCAAAGCTTAACAATGTACCTACTTCACCTAGGAAAATGCGCTTGGTAGCTGACATGATCCGCGGTAAGGAGGTAAATCTTGCTCTAGATATGTTGAAGTTCTCTTCAAAAGAGGCTTCAGGTAGAGTAGAGAAACTGTTGCTTTCTGCTATTGCTAATTGGAAAGAAAAAAACGAAGGTGTTCGCATCGAAGACGCTAATCTTTACGTGAGTGAAATCTCTGTAGATAGTGGTCGTATTTTGAAACGTTTACGTCCGGCTCCACAAGGCCGTGCTCACCGTATCAGAAAACGTTCTAACCACGTTACATTACGCGTTGCAAGCAAAGTAGTATCTAATGAAAATCAAGAAAACTAA
- the rpsS gene encoding 30S ribosomal protein S19, which yields MSRSLKKGPFIDYNLEKKVLGQNESGKKSVIKTWARASMISPDFVGHTIAVHNGNKFIPVYVTENMVGHKLGEFAPTRTFRGHGGNKKR from the coding sequence ATGAGCAGATCATTAAAAAAAGGCCCATTTATCGATTATAATCTGGAAAAGAAAGTTCTAGGACAGAACGAGTCAGGTAAGAAATCAGTGATTAAAACTTGGGCCCGCGCTTCTATGATTTCTCCGGATTTTGTAGGACACACTATTGCCGTTCATAACGGTAATAAGTTCATCCCGGTTTATGTTACTGAAAATATGGTAGGACACAAATTAGGCGAATTTGCCCCAACCCGCACATTCCGCGGTCATGGTGGTAATAAGAAAAGGTAA
- the rplB gene encoding 50S ribosomal protein L2: MAVRKLKPTTPGQRHKVIGAFDTITSSTPEKSLLRPLKKSGGRNNSGKMTIRNIGGGHKKRYRVIDFKRDKDGVNATVDSIQYDPNRSARIALLAYADGEKRYILAPNGLQVGQEIASGSGVAPEIGNSLPLSEIPLGSIIHNIELRPGQGGIMARSAGTFAQLAARDGKYAVVKLPSGETRMVLTTCRATLGAVGNSDHALERSGKAGRSRWLGRRPRVRGVAMNPVDHPMGGGEGRSSGGHPRSRTGVLAKGYKTRHKKKASNQYIIERRKK; encoded by the coding sequence ATGGCAGTAAGAAAACTAAAGCCCACGACACCGGGGCAGAGACACAAAGTTATTGGTGCGTTTGATACGATTACCTCAAGCACGCCAGAGAAGTCCTTATTGAGGCCGTTGAAAAAATCCGGAGGTAGAAATAACTCCGGAAAAATGACCATTCGTAATATTGGTGGCGGTCACAAAAAGAGATACAGGGTAATCGACTTTAAAAGAGATAAAGACGGTGTTAATGCAACAGTAGATTCGATTCAGTACGATCCAAATCGTAGTGCTCGAATTGCATTGCTTGCTTATGCTGATGGAGAAAAAAGGTACATTCTTGCACCTAATGGGTTGCAGGTTGGGCAAGAAATTGCTTCAGGCTCAGGAGTGGCTCCTGAGATCGGAAATAGCTTGCCTTTAAGCGAGATTCCACTTGGATCCATTATTCACAACATCGAGTTGCGTCCGGGACAAGGAGGTATTATGGCACGTAGTGCTGGTACTTTCGCACAATTAGCTGCTCGTGATGGAAAATATGCCGTTGTAAAATTACCTTCAGGTGAAACCAGAATGGTATTGACAACTTGTCGTGCTACTTTAGGTGCGGTAGGTAACTCAGATCACGCATTAGAGCGTTCAGGTAAAGCTGGTCGTAGTCGTTGGTTGGGTCGCCGTCCACGCGTACGTGGTGTAGCAATGAACCCAGTTGATCACCCAATGGGTGGTGGTGAAGGACGTTCTTCAGGAGGACACCCAAGATCTCGTACAGGGGTATTGGCTAAGGGTTATAAAACTCGTCACAAGAAGAAGGCTTCAAATCAATACATCATTGAAAGAAGGAAAAAATAA
- the rplW gene encoding 50S ribosomal protein L23, with translation MKVIIKPIVTEKMTEVSEKLNRYGFVVDKRANKLQIKDAVEELYNVSVASVNTMVYAGKEKSRYTKSGVIVGRTNSFKKAVVTLAEGDQIDFYSNI, from the coding sequence ATGAAAGTTATTATTAAACCGATTGTAACCGAAAAAATGACAGAAGTAAGCGAAAAGTTGAACCGCTACGGATTTGTTGTTGATAAAAGAGCTAATAAGCTTCAAATCAAAGACGCTGTAGAAGAGTTGTACAACGTAAGCGTTGCATCTGTCAATACAATGGTATACGCGGGAAAAGAAAAATCTCGTTATACAAAAAGCGGAGTTATTGTTGGTAGAACAAATTCCTTCAAAAAAGCAGTGGTAACACTAGCAGAAGGAGATCAGATAGATTTTTATAGCAATATCTAA
- the rplD gene encoding 50S ribosomal protein L4 — translation MELNVVTIEGKDTGRKVTLPETVFGIEPSDHAIYLDVKQYLANNRQGTHKSKERAEIAGSTRKIKKQKGTGTARAGSIKSPVFVGGGRVFGPRPRNYGFKLNKKLKQLARKSALAYKAQNQMITVLEDFNFEAPKTKEFAALVANLKLNGQRSLLVLKEANDNIYRSARNIQRADVATIADLNTFDIMKAKNLVLVESSVEEFGKLFNA, via the coding sequence ATGGAACTGAACGTAGTAACTATAGAAGGAAAAGATACGGGACGTAAAGTAACGTTACCGGAAACTGTATTCGGAATTGAGCCCAGCGATCATGCCATTTACCTAGACGTAAAACAATACTTGGCTAATAATCGTCAAGGGACTCATAAGTCGAAAGAACGTGCTGAAATAGCAGGAAGTACCAGAAAGATTAAAAAACAAAAAGGTACAGGTACTGCTCGTGCAGGTAGCATTAAGTCTCCTGTATTCGTTGGTGGAGGTCGAGTATTCGGTCCTCGTCCACGTAACTATGGCTTCAAGCTTAATAAGAAATTAAAGCAGTTGGCCCGTAAATCAGCGTTGGCTTATAAAGCTCAAAACCAAATGATCACTGTTTTGGAAGACTTCAACTTTGAAGCTCCTAAAACAAAAGAATTTGCTGCCTTGGTTGCAAATCTTAAATTGAACGGACAACGTTCATTATTGGTATTGAAAGAAGCTAACGATAATATCTATCGCTCAGCTCGTAATATTCAACGTGCTGACGTAGCTACTATTGCTGACTTAAATACATTTGACATCATGAAAGCTAAAAACTTGGTGTTAGTTGAAAGTTCAGTAGAAGAATTCGGTAAACTGTTTAATGCATAA
- the rplC gene encoding 50S ribosomal protein L3, translating to MPGLIGKKIGMTSVFSADGKNVPCTVIEAGPCVVTQVKTVETDGYEAVQLAFDEKREKSTNQPEAGHFKKASTTPKRKVVEFAEFEQEFKLGDTLGVDYFEEDTFVDITGISKGKGFQGVVKRHGFGGVGQSTHGQHNRLRAPGSIGAASYPARVFKGMRMAGRTGGDRVKVENLKVIKVIPENNLILVKGSVPGAKGSYLIIEK from the coding sequence ATGCCAGGACTAATTGGAAAGAAAATCGGAATGACATCCGTTTTCAGTGCCGATGGAAAAAATGTTCCATGCACTGTTATCGAAGCAGGCCCTTGCGTGGTTACACAGGTTAAAACTGTGGAAACCGACGGTTATGAGGCTGTGCAGTTGGCGTTTGACGAAAAAAGAGAAAAAAGCACCAACCAACCAGAAGCTGGTCACTTCAAAAAGGCTAGCACTACGCCTAAGCGTAAGGTTGTTGAGTTCGCTGAGTTTGAACAAGAGTTCAAATTAGGTGATACTTTAGGTGTTGATTATTTCGAAGAAGACACTTTTGTAGACATTACCGGAATTTCAAAAGGTAAAGGTTTCCAAGGTGTAGTTAAACGTCATGGGTTTGGTGGTGTAGGTCAGTCTACACACGGACAGCACAACCGTTTGCGTGCTCCTGGATCTATTGGTGCAGCGTCATATCCTGCGAGAGTATTCAAAGGAATGCGCATGGCTGGTCGTACCGGTGGTGACAGAGTTAAGGTAGAAAACCTTAAAGTGATTAAAGTAATTCCTGAGAACAACCTTATTTTGGTTAAAGGTTCAGTACCAGGAGCAAAAGGCTCATATCTAATTATTGAAAAGTAA
- the rpsJ gene encoding 30S ribosomal protein S10 has protein sequence MSQKIRIKLKSYDHNLVDKSAEKIVKTVKSTGAVVSGPIPLPTHKRIFTVLRSTFVNKKSREQFQLSSYKRLIDIYSSTAKTIDALMKLELPSGVEVEIKV, from the coding sequence ATGAGTCAGAAAATTAGAATAAAACTTAAATCTTACGATCACAACTTGGTTGACAAGTCAGCTGAGAAGATTGTAAAGACAGTAAAGAGCACAGGTGCGGTAGTAAGTGGTCCTATTCCACTTCCTACTCACAAGCGTATCTTCACTGTGTTGCGCTCCACTTTCGTGAATAAAAAATCACGTGAGCAATTTCAATTATCATCATACAAACGTTTGATTGATATATACAGCTCTACAGCTAAAACAATCGATGCATTGATGAAGCTTGAATTGCCAAGTGGTGTAGAAGTAGAAATTAAAGTGTGA
- the fusA gene encoding elongation factor G, with product MGKADLKKTRNIGIMAHIDAGKTTTTERILFYTGITHKIGEVHDGAATMDWMEQEQERGITITSAAVTTNWIHEGVENKINIIDTPGHVDFTVEVERSLRVLDGAVALFCAVGGVEPQSETVWRQANKYNVPRIGFVNKMDRSGANFFEVVRQVREMLGANPVPIQIPIGAEDDFKGVIDLIENKAVVWFDDEQLGSRYELQDIPAELADEAEEWRGKLIEAVAEHDDALMERYFEDPDSITAQEMIDVIRKATIAQTITPMMCGSAFKNKGVQRLLDAVIQYLPSPLDVDAIEGINPKTDEPISFEIDDEAPLSALAFKIATDPFVGRLCFMRVYSGKIDAGSYVLNTRTNKKERISRLFQMKSNKQLPREVIGAGDICAGVGFKDIRTGDTLCDEKNPIVLESMDFPEPVIGVAVEPLSQKDMDKLGVALGKLAEEDPTFRVATNEETGQTVISGMGELHLEVLIDRLKREFKVECNQGAPQVTYKETITSQVEHREVFKKQSGGRGKFADIQFRMGPADEGQSGLQFINEIKGGNIPKEFIPSVEKGFKEAMLNGVLAGYEVEDLKVVLFDGSFHAVDSDQLSFEIAGRQGFKAASAKARPILLEPIMRVEVVTPEEYMGDIIGDFNKRRGQVEGMEEKNGARVVKAKVPLAEMFGYVTALRTISSGRATSSMEFLTYNDVPKNIAVEVVKEAKGKVELL from the coding sequence ATGGGAAAGGCAGATCTTAAAAAGACCAGAAACATTGGGATTATGGCCCATATCGATGCTGGTAAAACAACTACTACTGAACGTATCTTGTTTTATACTGGTATCACTCACAAAATTGGTGAGGTACACGATGGAGCAGCTACAATGGACTGGATGGAGCAAGAGCAGGAGCGTGGTATTACCATTACTTCAGCCGCTGTAACTACTAACTGGATTCACGAAGGTGTTGAAAATAAAATCAACATTATTGATACCCCGGGTCACGTTGATTTTACTGTAGAGGTAGAGCGTTCATTACGTGTGTTAGATGGTGCAGTTGCATTGTTCTGTGCAGTAGGTGGAGTTGAACCTCAGTCTGAAACTGTATGGCGTCAGGCTAATAAATATAATGTACCTCGTATCGGATTCGTTAATAAAATGGACCGTTCAGGTGCTAACTTCTTCGAAGTAGTTCGTCAGGTACGCGAAATGTTAGGTGCTAATCCTGTACCTATTCAAATTCCTATCGGAGCAGAAGATGACTTCAAAGGAGTAATTGACTTGATCGAAAATAAAGCAGTTGTTTGGTTCGATGATGAGCAATTAGGTTCTCGTTACGAATTACAAGACATTCCTGCTGAGTTAGCTGATGAAGCTGAAGAGTGGAGAGGAAAATTGATTGAGGCGGTTGCTGAGCATGATGATGCTTTGATGGAACGTTATTTCGAAGATCCTGATTCAATCACAGCTCAAGAGATGATCGATGTTATCCGTAAGGCTACTATCGCTCAGACTATCACTCCAATGATGTGTGGTTCAGCATTTAAAAACAAAGGTGTTCAACGTTTGTTAGATGCTGTTATCCAGTATTTACCAAGTCCTCTTGATGTAGATGCTATTGAAGGAATCAATCCTAAGACTGATGAGCCTATTTCATTTGAGATTGATGATGAAGCTCCATTGTCAGCATTAGCATTTAAAATTGCAACTGACCCATTCGTAGGTCGTTTGTGTTTCATGCGTGTTTACTCAGGTAAAATCGATGCAGGTTCATACGTCTTAAATACTCGTACAAATAAGAAAGAACGTATCTCTCGTTTATTCCAAATGAAATCTAACAAACAGTTACCTCGTGAGGTAATTGGTGCTGGTGATATTTGTGCCGGTGTTGGTTTCAAAGATATTCGTACAGGTGATACTCTTTGTGACGAGAAAAATCCTATCGTATTAGAATCAATGGATTTCCCAGAGCCAGTAATTGGTGTAGCTGTTGAGCCATTGAGTCAAAAAGATATGGATAAGTTAGGTGTTGCATTAGGTAAATTGGCCGAAGAGGATCCAACTTTCCGTGTAGCTACTAACGAAGAAACAGGTCAAACAGTAATCTCAGGTATGGGTGAGCTTCACCTTGAGGTATTGATCGATCGTTTGAAACGCGAATTCAAAGTTGAGTGTAACCAGGGAGCTCCTCAGGTAACTTACAAAGAAACTATCACATCTCAAGTTGAACACCGTGAGGTATTCAAAAAGCAGTCTGGTGGTCGCGGTAAGTTTGCCGATATTCAGTTCCGTATGGGTCCTGCAGACGAAGGTCAAAGTGGACTTCAGTTCATTAATGAAATCAAGGGTGGTAACATTCCTAAAGAATTCATTCCTTCAGTAGAAAAAGGATTCAAAGAAGCTATGTTGAATGGTGTATTGGCCGGATACGAAGTAGAAGACTTGAAAGTTGTTCTTTTCGACGGTTCATTCCACGCAGTCGACTCTGACCAGTTATCATTTGAGATCGCAGGTCGTCAAGGATTCAAAGCTGCTTCAGCTAAAGCTCGTCCTATTCTTCTTGAACCTATCATGCGTGTTGAAGTTGTTACTCCAGAAGAGTACATGGGTGATATCATCGGTGACTTCAACAAACGTCGTGGTCAAGTAGAAGGTATGGAAGAGAAAAACGGTGCTCGTGTTGTAAAAGCTAAGGTGCCTTTGGCAGAGATGTTTGGTTATGTAACTGCGTTACGTACTATCTCTTCTGGTCGTGCTACTTCTTCAATGGAATTCTTAACATACAATGATGTACCTAAGAACATTGCTGTTGAAGTAGTAAAAGAAGCAAAAGGAAAAGTAGAATTATTATAA